The following DNA comes from bacterium.
TGTATGAGAACACGTCGCTGAGTTTCCTGGAGCCGCCAACGCCATCGAACGAGGCGATTCTCGTCGGAACCGATAAGGGAGGAATCATCCGTCTGTTCGAGATCGCCGCGGACGGCAGCATCTCAGAGCAGCGGAGCATCCTTCCCGACAGTCATGGGATTGGAATGATCCACAATTGCGTCTACCCGAATGCGACCGGCATGCCCGCGGCCGATGGACAGTGGAGCAACATGCTCGTCGGTGATACCGGGCTCCTGTGGTATTATCCGTACGCCGGTTCAACGACCTCTTCTGGGTTTCCGATGTACGAACCGGCGATTCCTGTTCGGCGCCGTAACGTTGAACATCGGCTTGGAGATCTGCCGGTGATCTCGGCGGGAGATATCGACGGCGATGGATTGCAGGATATTCTGGGCGGCAACGACGCGGGGCGCGTCTTCTGGATGAAGAATGTAGGGACGGAGTCGGTTCCTGAATTCGCCACGCCGGAGTATCTGACTGCCGGCGGAGCGGAGTTCGTCATGCGTCCGGGACCGGTGAAGTCACTTCAGGGTCCGACAGAGAGCGCGTGGGGCTATACATGTCCTTCACTGTACGACATGAACAAGGACGGGAAACTGGATATCATCCTTAGCAGCAGCCTCGGCCTCGTCCATGTCCTGTTGCAGACACAGTCAGATCCCGTCGCATTTGGCAAACCGCAGGCAGTCTACTCCGACGGCCAGCCGATGGGGATTACGTGGCGCCAGCAGGTTGCCGGAACGAATTGGGGGATCGAAGGCAACGATCAGTTGGTGACCTTTGATGAACGCGATTTCCTGCGCGTTTTCCATCGACTCGATGCCACGAATGTCGTCCCCGGAGAAGTCCTGCGACTGGCGGATGGAGAACCGATTACAGCGAACACGAAATTCTGTGGCCAGTACGGCCGCACGAAGACAAACGTCGTCGATTGGGATGGCGACGGAGTGTACGATCTGCTGTTCGGCGTTCGGCGTTGGCACTCGATTCCGAATCCCGTCACAGGCCTTCCGCAAGCCGCCGGTGGAACGCGTCAATCCGGCGCTCTCTTCATGAAGAACGTCGGCAGTAACGCATCGCCTGCTTTCGATTTCCCCGTTCGTCTGCAGTACGATGGAAGCTTGATCGAGTTGGGCGCCCACTCCGCTTCGGTGGCACCGCTCGACATGGGAGTGGGGGGCAAAGCCCTTCTGATTGCTGAAGAAACTGGAAGCGTGATGTTCTATTCTCGGAGTGACCTGAGCCCTTGATGACTACGATTCGACTTCATAGCAAACGCAAGATCACAATGATCGCCGGTGTCCTCGCGATCGCCGCCAGTGCCATCGCACAGGGCGATTCGAGCATTACCCAGACGGTGCCAGGGGCACTGGAGAGCATCGAGCTCTCTCAAGGACCATTGGTCCCTGGGGAGCGGAATGAGTCGCAGGTTCTTGGCGTCGCGGATATCAAAGGCAATGGGCCCTACGATTTGTTTTTGGCCTACGATGAGTTGTATCCGTATGCACAGCACAATTCCAGTGGCGCGCCCGAATATGGCCCGGCAATCAAACTTCACCCGCCCATGCTGAACGGGGCGATCGACGAGGAAAACCTCCTCCTGGCTGCGCCGCTGGCCGAGGCCGATGCGTACTTCGCACGAATCGCGATTGCCGCGGGCCACGTCAAGACTATGGAGCCCGATAATTACATTACATTCGAGGTCGAATTCAACGATGGCTCGAGCGTCGTTTTAGGATCATTCCGGGGCGATGCAGAACTGGCGACCGGTTGCCTGGCACTTGATACAAATGGGGACGGCGTTGGCGATGAACTTCCGCTCGATGTTGCCTTCCGCAGTTACACGTTCCCGATTCCCGAAGGCGAATGGCCGGTCACGCTTCGTATCCTGGTCGACGTCGACGGGGGGGAAGAAGTTGGGATCGACGGAATCGAGATTCTCGAAGCGTGCGGTTCTGAAGTCATTTCGATAGCAAGGTCCGGATTCGAGAATGATGATTCGGAACTGACATTCACGACGAATCTCTCTGCGGGTTCCGTCTCGTCGAACACCGTTGATTTTCGGGGCGCGCTATTGGCCGGAGATGGATTCAACGATTTCGTCGCAGTCGCACCCGCTTACGTCGATACCCTCTTCTCTCAGGCCAACCTCGATCTCGGTTTCAACAGTTGGGAAGGCGATGGCTTCCTGATGGTCGAGGACACAGGCCAGGATGGACTTCCGGGGGAAGTCGCCCTGACGTTCGAGCCCGTCGCAGAACCGCCATCGTTGCAGACGGTTTCCGGCACGCGGATCGAGTACGCGCCGTCGTTGCTCGGGACCTCGCATGTTGCCTCGGGCGGTGGTTTGGTACTTGACCCCGCCGATGGCGTCCAGGGCTTGAATGTAATCCCAGCGGCAGCAATGTCGATGAGTGCGTGTACGTGGTCGGCGTGGATCAATGTTGATTCGTACGAGACCGGCGCGTTCACCACCACTCATCCCCACACGATTCTGAGCGGTTACTCCAGCGGTTCGCTCGCCGCAGTCTTCCGCCTCTTTGAGGGCAAGGTTCAGGCCGGATGGTACGATGGAGAGCGCTATCTGCTGTCGACAATCGAACAGCCGATCGCCACGGGAGAATGGGTTCACGTTGCGGTTACGATCGATGGCAGTTCTGCTCCGCGGCTCTTCGTCAATGGCCTGGAGCAGCCCGCAACGATCTCAAGTGGCGACCCAACCGCTCCGATTCCCGCGTTGGACGATTTGCGAATCGGTTATCATTCCGATACGGGCAGTCTTCGCATCCTCGACGGATCAATCCGCGACTTCCGGATGTATGATCGCGATATGTCCGAGGCCGAACTGACCGCAATGGCCGCGGCTGGTGCGAATACCTACAACATCATTCCTGCGGAAGAACTGAACGCCGGAGATCTTGTGACGATGCCGGACGATCGCCTGATTGCGGCGTCCTTCGCCGGCAACAGCCTGGTTCTCATGCAGTATGATCGCGAAGGTTCTCAATTCCAGGAAATCGCGCGGCAGGCTATCCCCGGTGTCGGAACACTCCACTCGCTGGCCGCCTCGGTCGATGGGAGCGACGGAATCGCATTGCACATGTCGACGCGCGGTCCGGCGGACTACCTGTCCTATGGCCACCCACTCTACAGCGAAGACTTCATGCCGTACGACGGCGCAGGCATCTGGCTCGGCGGCAAACCGTACGATCTGTTCTACCAGGCCGGAGTGACGTTCTTCGGAGACTCGACGATCTTCTCGGATGTGAGCGAAACGGGCCAGGATGTCCCACAAGTTCCATACGGGATCGCTGGGTTGGCGCCCTATGCCGATGGGCTTGTCGCCGGTTCTGAACTGGGAATGTTATACTCTTACACGACCGACGAAACAGGGGAGATCACGGGCCGACGCTACCTCTGGCACGAAGGCCAGGAACTCCTTCTTCATCCATACGGAGACGCGCGACCAATTGCGATCGCGAACGAATCTCAGGATGGCTACGATCTTCTCGTTCAATCTCCCGCAGGACTTCATCTCTATCGCCCGATCTCGCTGGAAGACATGATCTTCCAAGCGATTCAGCCGATTCAGGCGGAGGCTGTTTCTCTGTACTTCGGTCGCGACGCAGTCATCACCAGTGGCGATATCAATGGGGACACCATCCCCGATCTGATCGCCGGCAATGCCTCGGGTGAACTGCTCTGGGCCCAGGGAATCACGAGCACCGAATACAGTGCTCCGACGCCTCTCTCGATCGACGGTGAAGCCTACAACTACGACGCCGGATATCGTGGCTCGCTACAGGGGCCGGCGCAGGGTCGCCTGGGTTACACGGCGCCGACGGTTTTCGACTGGGACGGCGATGGCCGCAACGACCTGCTACTTTCCAATATCAGCGGCGATTACTTCCTGGTCCGTCACCGCGATACCGATTCGGCAGAATTCGACGCGCCGGTGCCGATCTATCTCGATGGTCTGGAACTGCGCACGACGTGGCGTAACCAGCCGGCGATCGCTGCCCTGGGAACCGAAGCCAAGCCGGCTCTTGTGACGTTTGATGCAGACGACAAACTTCATCTGTACTGGCACTACGACGCGCAGAACGTGATGGATGGCGGCCTTCTTCTGGCGGAGGGGGGAGAGGCCATCGATGCAAACGAACTCGACTCGAGCGGTACTGGTCGAGTTCGTTTGCAGCTCTATGATTGGGATGGCGACGGCGCGCTCGATCTTCTTCTCGGGGCATGTCCTGAAACGTCCATTCCAAGCCCTGAGAGCGGATTGCCTCGTCATTCCGACTACAATCACGCGGCAATTCTTCTGATGAGAAATGTCGCCAGCAATGAAGCGCCGGCATTTGCCGATCCATTGATTCTCGCCGATGAAAACGGGCCGATCGATCTGGGGGACGAGACCTGCTCTCCCGTCGCGGTGCCTGGCGCATCTGGGACGCAACTGCTGTTTGCAAACAGCCTCGGCGAAGTTCAGCGCGTAGCCGACGATAACCTCCTGAAACTGTCCGGATTCATTACATACTAAGGGAGTCAGGGAATTCATATGAACTGCACGTCATTCAAGACATTTGCGACGATAGGAGTTGCGGCCGCTGCCATGGTTGCACCGGCAGCCGCTCAGACGATCCGCGAGCCGCAACCTTTCCGTGTGTATCAACGCAGTAGCGAAGACACAGCTCGCATTCCTTTCAGGATCGAGTCGGTACCTGCGACGATCAAGAAGATCGAGGTGTCGCTCGTGGACTCGGAAGGGAAGTCATTCTTTGCGCGCCACCTGGCGAATCCCTCCGGAGATGTCTCCGGTGCGATCGACGAAGTGCCTGTGGGCGGGCCGTATCGGTTTGCCGTAGAGTATTCAACCGCGGATGGGTTGCTTCTGACGCAGACTTCGACAGATCTCCTCGTTGGCGATCTGTGGATTCTCGCCGGTCAGTCGAACATGGAAGGCACGGCGCACCTGCAGGACCTGGAGCCGCCATCTGACATGGTCCACGTTTTCCGGCTTTATGATGAATGGACAATCGCCAAGGATCCGCTCTCTGATCCTAACCTCGCAGTCGATCCCGTTCATTGGCGGAGCACAATTTCTCAGATCCCCGATTCAGAGAACCTGGATTTTATCGCAAGATCGAATGGGTTCAGCAGCACCGATCTTGTGGTGCGCAAGCGCCCGGTCGCGGAACCTGTTCGCAAGGCGCTTTCGAATGCCGGCGTCGAGTGGCATGACTTCCTGGAAGCCATGCGTCCCGATAAAGGTGCGGCGCTGGAATCGGAATTCCGGCGGAATAGAGGTGCGGGCCTCGGCGTCGCATTCGGAAAGCACCTGCAGGAAGAAACCGGTGTCCCGATCGGGCTCATCATGAACGCGAACGGTGGCACGAATATGTCGCAATGGGACCCGAACCTGGCCAGCTACGGCGGCGAATCGCTCTATGGGTCTCTTCTTCGTCGCGTCGATCTGCTCGGCGGCGAGGTGACTGGAATCGTCTGGTACCAGGGCGAATCCGACGCCGAATCGCAGGAGCAGATCGACAACTACAGCGAGCGTACGACGAACTTCGTTCAGCAGCTTCGTCGCGATTTCAACGCCCGTGATCTCCCGTTTGTTCTCGTGCAATTGGGCCGAGTTTACGACAAGCGCCGGAACTCCTCGTATTGGATGAGCATTCAGACGCAGCAACTGGAACTCGAGCAATCGCTTGGCAATGCGTGGCTGGCTGCAGCGACCGGCGAGAGCATGAGCGACCACATTCACCTCGACGGCAAGGGCCAGCGCGAACTTGGGCGCAAGCTCGCCGATATTGTGCTTGGCGGTGTCTACGGATACGATATCGAGCGCGGCCCTCGTTTGAAGTCTGCGGTTCGGACAGATGCAAAGACGATTCGCCTCGAATTCGACTCCGTGAACGGATCGCTTGTTTCCACTGCTCCTTTCCCCGGCTTTGTTGTGCGGGATTCGCATCGAAGCTACCAGACGATTGAAGATATCTCCATCGATCCGAACGATGGAAACGCCGTGATTCTCACCATGCTGTATCCCATCGGAGACGGCGCCACGGTGACATTCGGGGAAGGAATTAACCCCGTTATCGGACTGGCAGATGAACTCGATCTGACCGTCCCCGTGTTTGGACCTATCACTATCGAAACGGAGCAGACTCGCTAATGAAGTTACTCAAGCGAACACTGACCCTGGCAGCCATGACGGCGCTGCCGTTATGTGTCTCGGCGGAACTCCTCGTGTCGGAGTCTTTCGATTACCCGGCTGGCACCATTACGCAGACTCCGAATTGGGCGACATTCGGCACACCCGGTTCCAAGACGGTCATGATCGAGGATAGTTCCCTCGAGTACAAGGGTCTGCCGAAGTCAACCGGCGGCCGCGCCATCGTTGATGACGAGGGTGACGAACGCGTCTCCATGGCGATCATCCCGGGAGTCACGAGTGGCACGGTGTATTACTCGCTGCTTGTGAACCTGACCAAGATTCCAACCGAGAAGACCTATGCAATGCACCTGAATGGGAGTCGCTATTCAGGGCGCATCCTGTTTCTGGATGCCGGGGATGGGAAGTACAAGATCGGCATTTCCAACACAACGGCCGGACAGTACGCCGACCGCACATTCTCACCTGGCGAGACAGTGCTGGTTGTTGTTCGCTATCGGTTCGATGCGACACCGACCCAGGATGAAGTCGCTTTGTTCCTCGACCCCGATCCTTCCGCCGATGAACCGGCACAACCAGACGTTGTTCGGCTGGATCGCTCCGAATCGCTCATTGACGAGTTCGTCTTCCGCCAGTGGGACGGCGTCGGCTCCTACGAGGCCGATGATTTGCGCATCGGGACAACGTGGGATGCGGCGATGGGGCACGAGGAAGTCTCGCAACGCGTTCTCGAAGCTCGGGCCGCGATGATGAAGTGGGCGCAGCCCCGGGAAGCCAATCGCCTGAAGTACGAAAACCCCGGCCTCGTCGATCAACTTGGCGTTGGCCTGTGGGGGCTTCCCCTGCCGATGGATTGGGACAATGACGGCGACTATGATATGATCATGTCGTCCCGCGCCGCACCGTACAGCGGCACGTTCCTCTTCGAGAACTACGGCACAGACGTTTTTGGCCCTCCTGTTGAACTGGGGCCCGCAAAGAAGGACTTGACGATTACGCATACTTCGGAAGGCCCCATTATTGTAACCCCCGGCGTCATGTATCGCGACTTCTCGAATGGACTCTTCGGAAAGCCTGAGTCGATTCCCTTCAAGCAGGATTTCTATGCGGGACGTGTAAACCAGTGGGAGTTCGCCGATTGGGAAGGCGACGGCGACCTCGACTTGATGATCGGTATCAGTGACTGGCGCGATTACGGCTGGGACGATGCCTTCAACGAGAAGGGCGAATGGATAGCCGGGCCGCTCCACGGACACGTCTACATCTCGATCAACGAAGGTAGCGATGAACATCCATCCTACGTGGAACCCTTCGAAGTTCAGGCCGGCGATTCCCTGCTGGATACGTATGGTGCGCCTTCGCCGAACTACGCCGATTGGGATGGCGACGGCGACATGGACCTTCTCTGCGGAGAATTCCTCGATCGGATCACTTTCTTCGAGAACGTTGGTACGCGCGAAGCACCGAAGTTTGCCGAAGGTCGCTTCCTGGAAGCCGATGGCAAGACGATCCACATGGACCTGGAGATGCTGCAGGTCGACGTCCTCGACTGGGACAAGGATGGTGATCCGGATATCATCGTTGGCGAGGAAGACGGCCGCGTCTCGCTGATTGAGAATGCAGGAAAGGGCCGCGCAAAAGCGCCGGTTTACTTCAAGCAGCGCGCCTACGAGATCAAGTTCGGTGCTCTCGATACGCCCTGGCCCGTCGATTGGGACGGCGATGGGGACGATGACATCATTCTCGGCAATACGGCTGGTTTCATTGCTTTGCTGGAGAATCTCGATGGTGGAAGCCCGCCGCAGTTCAGCACTCCGCAATTCCTGGAAGCAGACGGTGAAGTGATTCGCATCATGGCGGGAGAGAATCTCTCCATCCAGGGACCGGCCGAGGCCAAATGGGGTTACACGGCCGTGACCGTAGCCGACTGGAACAGCGACGGACTTCCGGACATCGTTACGAATTCGATCATCGGCAAGATCGTGTGGTACAAGAACGTTGGCACGCGGACAGAACCGAAACTCACTGGACCGCTGAGCATCGAGCTCGATGTCGACGGCGAGACACCCTATCCCGCATGGAACTGGTGGAAGCCGGAAGGCAAGGAACTCGTCACGCAATGGCGCACGACGCCGATGACGATCGATATGAACGAAGACGGAAAGATGGATCTCGTTCTGCTTGATACCGAAGGCTTTCTGGCATTCTACGAACGCACTGGAGATCCCACGAAGACCAGCGTCGTCTCGGCACCGCAGCGCATCTTCCGTATGGCTTCGGCCGATTCGACGTTCAACAACAATGGCGAAGTCGAGTCTTACGACTTCAACGAAGACGGCGTGAACGACCTCTTGCAGCGCTCCCTCGATGGTGGAGTCGTCTATGTATCCCGTACCCCGATTGATCGCAAGACGGTCACCGTGACCGAACAGGGGATGGTGGAGAAGGGAACTGAACTTCTCACGCCAACCATGAAGGAGCAAACTCTGCTCCGCATGAACATGGGATGGGCCGGCCGAGCCGGACGCCGCAAGTACGTGATGGCTGACTGGGACGCAGACGGCGACCTGGACCTACTCGTGAATTCACGCGGAA
Coding sequences within:
- a CDS encoding sialate O-acetylesterase, which produces MNCTSFKTFATIGVAAAAMVAPAAAQTIREPQPFRVYQRSSEDTARIPFRIESVPATIKKIEVSLVDSEGKSFFARHLANPSGDVSGAIDEVPVGGPYRFAVEYSTADGLLLTQTSTDLLVGDLWILAGQSNMEGTAHLQDLEPPSDMVHVFRLYDEWTIAKDPLSDPNLAVDPVHWRSTISQIPDSENLDFIARSNGFSSTDLVVRKRPVAEPVRKALSNAGVEWHDFLEAMRPDKGAALESEFRRNRGAGLGVAFGKHLQEETGVPIGLIMNANGGTNMSQWDPNLASYGGESLYGSLLRRVDLLGGEVTGIVWYQGESDAESQEQIDNYSERTTNFVQQLRRDFNARDLPFVLVQLGRVYDKRRNSSYWMSIQTQQLELEQSLGNAWLAAATGESMSDHIHLDGKGQRELGRKLADIVLGGVYGYDIERGPRLKSAVRTDAKTIRLEFDSVNGSLVSTAPFPGFVVRDSHRSYQTIEDISIDPNDGNAVILTMLYPIGDGATVTFGEGINPVIGLADELDLTVPVFGPITIETEQTR
- a CDS encoding LamG domain-containing protein gives rise to the protein MTTIRLHSKRKITMIAGVLAIAASAIAQGDSSITQTVPGALESIELSQGPLVPGERNESQVLGVADIKGNGPYDLFLAYDELYPYAQHNSSGAPEYGPAIKLHPPMLNGAIDEENLLLAAPLAEADAYFARIAIAAGHVKTMEPDNYITFEVEFNDGSSVVLGSFRGDAELATGCLALDTNGDGVGDELPLDVAFRSYTFPIPEGEWPVTLRILVDVDGGEEVGIDGIEILEACGSEVISIARSGFENDDSELTFTTNLSAGSVSSNTVDFRGALLAGDGFNDFVAVAPAYVDTLFSQANLDLGFNSWEGDGFLMVEDTGQDGLPGEVALTFEPVAEPPSLQTVSGTRIEYAPSLLGTSHVASGGGLVLDPADGVQGLNVIPAAAMSMSACTWSAWINVDSYETGAFTTTHPHTILSGYSSGSLAAVFRLFEGKVQAGWYDGERYLLSTIEQPIATGEWVHVAVTIDGSSAPRLFVNGLEQPATISSGDPTAPIPALDDLRIGYHSDTGSLRILDGSIRDFRMYDRDMSEAELTAMAAAGANTYNIIPAEELNAGDLVTMPDDRLIAASFAGNSLVLMQYDREGSQFQEIARQAIPGVGTLHSLAASVDGSDGIALHMSTRGPADYLSYGHPLYSEDFMPYDGAGIWLGGKPYDLFYQAGVTFFGDSTIFSDVSETGQDVPQVPYGIAGLAPYADGLVAGSELGMLYSYTTDETGEITGRRYLWHEGQELLLHPYGDARPIAIANESQDGYDLLVQSPAGLHLYRPISLEDMIFQAIQPIQAEAVSLYFGRDAVITSGDINGDTIPDLIAGNASGELLWAQGITSTEYSAPTPLSIDGEAYNYDAGYRGSLQGPAQGRLGYTAPTVFDWDGDGRNDLLLSNISGDYFLVRHRDTDSAEFDAPVPIYLDGLELRTTWRNQPAIAALGTEAKPALVTFDADDKLHLYWHYDAQNVMDGGLLLAEGGEAIDANELDSSGTGRVRLQLYDWDGDGALDLLLGACPETSIPSPESGLPRHSDYNHAAILLMRNVASNEAPAFADPLILADENGPIDLGDETCSPVAVPGASGTQLLFANSLGEVQRVADDNLLKLSGFITY
- a CDS encoding VCBS repeat-containing protein, which translates into the protein MTKKSLLSVMLTAGLASSAIAAGPISGQPLMPPDADPTSFVWSDGVSTSRFPAGVADVFGNGPYDAFVSLEYIYPFEGFHASGAPIYGDPVATTNGAGNGRIVLGSDDKIYGLFWSVKTVTIREFDKSTLTFGTDVSRTLSLPANIHRATGILRPDGKLLVATTVADGEGYMPPSPPDADEPGYYPYDGSRRWRGGTPGYKLYTQLFASPSLGYPAQDGPAYGGEKVFLYENTSLSFLEPPTPSNEAILVGTDKGGIIRLFEIAADGSISEQRSILPDSHGIGMIHNCVYPNATGMPAADGQWSNMLVGDTGLLWYYPYAGSTTSSGFPMYEPAIPVRRRNVEHRLGDLPVISAGDIDGDGLQDILGGNDAGRVFWMKNVGTESVPEFATPEYLTAGGAEFVMRPGPVKSLQGPTESAWGYTCPSLYDMNKDGKLDIILSSSLGLVHVLLQTQSDPVAFGKPQAVYSDGQPMGITWRQQVAGTNWGIEGNDQLVTFDERDFLRVFHRLDATNVVPGEVLRLADGEPITANTKFCGQYGRTKTNVVDWDGDGVYDLLFGVRRWHSIPNPVTGLPQAAGGTRQSGALFMKNVGSNASPAFDFPVRLQYDGSLIELGAHSASVAPLDMGVGGKALLIAEETGSVMFYSRSDLSP
- a CDS encoding VCBS repeat-containing protein — encoded protein: MKLLKRTLTLAAMTALPLCVSAELLVSESFDYPAGTITQTPNWATFGTPGSKTVMIEDSSLEYKGLPKSTGGRAIVDDEGDERVSMAIIPGVTSGTVYYSLLVNLTKIPTEKTYAMHLNGSRYSGRILFLDAGDGKYKIGISNTTAGQYADRTFSPGETVLVVVRYRFDATPTQDEVALFLDPDPSADEPAQPDVVRLDRSESLIDEFVFRQWDGVGSYEADDLRIGTTWDAAMGHEEVSQRVLEARAAMMKWAQPREANRLKYENPGLVDQLGVGLWGLPLPMDWDNDGDYDMIMSSRAAPYSGTFLFENYGTDVFGPPVELGPAKKDLTITHTSEGPIIVTPGVMYRDFSNGLFGKPESIPFKQDFYAGRVNQWEFADWEGDGDLDLMIGISDWRDYGWDDAFNEKGEWIAGPLHGHVYISINEGSDEHPSYVEPFEVQAGDSLLDTYGAPSPNYADWDGDGDMDLLCGEFLDRITFFENVGTREAPKFAEGRFLEADGKTIHMDLEMLQVDVLDWDKDGDPDIIVGEEDGRVSLIENAGKGRAKAPVYFKQRAYEIKFGALDTPWPVDWDGDGDDDIILGNTAGFIALLENLDGGSPPQFSTPQFLEADGEVIRIMAGENLSIQGPAEAKWGYTAVTVADWNSDGLPDIVTNSIIGKIVWYKNVGTRTEPKLTGPLSIELDVDGETPYPAWNWWKPEGKELVTQWRTTPMTIDMNEDGKMDLVLLDTEGFLAFYERTGDPTKTSVVSAPQRIFRMASADSTFNNNGEVESYDFNEDGVNDLLQRSLDGGVVYVSRTPIDRKTVTVTEQGMVEKGTELLTPTMKEQTLLRMNMGWAGRAGRRKYVMADWDADGDLDLLVNSRGINFLENVGKKGEFVFKDHGRITPHRLAGHTTYPTVVDWNRDGVLDLLIGAEDGCLYYYQRDKSSELLQEY